The following proteins come from a genomic window of Desulforamulus hydrothermalis Lam5 = DSM 18033:
- a CDS encoding 4Fe-4S dicluster domain-containing protein — MDLVQQIKEAGVIGAGGAGFPTHAKFTAKAEYILLNGAECEPLLRVDQQLMERFPDEIINGLAAAGRYIEARKAVIGIKGKHKEVIALLRARIDALGLAGYMEVMELRDMYPAGDEQVLVYELTKRVVPETSIPLKVGCVVINAETALNIYKAMAGQPVTETYLTIAGDIPRRMTVKVPVGMAIRDVLQQCGITNPDDYAVIDGGPMMGSVLSGLDGFVSKKSKGYILLKKDHFLIRKKSVSVERARVISKTACEQCRMCTDLCPRYLLGHNMQPHKIMRALSYQLADVKEQQIAQLCCECNLCELFSCPANLHPRSVNKFYKQKLAEQGLRYQPVTIEYKPRAARDYRLLPSKRLVAKIGLTAFDKPAPMTAVDWRPEYISIGLRQHIGAPAIPVVAVGDQVQAGQLIGKIPDNSLGAAVHASLNGTVTEITDNSIVIKVG, encoded by the coding sequence TTGGATCTGGTGCAACAAATTAAAGAAGCAGGGGTCATTGGGGCCGGTGGCGCCGGCTTTCCTACGCACGCAAAATTTACCGCCAAAGCAGAATATATCCTGCTGAACGGCGCAGAATGCGAACCCCTGTTAAGAGTAGACCAGCAGCTCATGGAGCGGTTTCCTGATGAAATAATTAACGGCTTGGCTGCCGCCGGCCGCTATATTGAGGCCCGTAAGGCGGTAATTGGCATAAAAGGCAAACATAAAGAAGTAATTGCCCTTCTGCGGGCAAGAATTGATGCCCTGGGACTTGCCGGTTATATGGAAGTGATGGAACTGCGGGATATGTATCCGGCCGGTGATGAACAAGTACTGGTGTATGAACTGACCAAAAGGGTCGTTCCGGAAACATCCATTCCGCTCAAGGTGGGCTGTGTAGTAATCAATGCGGAAACCGCCTTAAATATCTACAAGGCTATGGCCGGGCAACCGGTTACCGAAACCTATCTGACCATTGCCGGGGATATTCCTCGCCGCATGACAGTAAAAGTGCCGGTGGGCATGGCTATCCGCGACGTTCTTCAGCAATGCGGCATAACCAATCCGGATGATTACGCCGTGATAGACGGCGGGCCCATGATGGGATCAGTGCTCAGCGGCCTGGATGGGTTTGTCAGTAAAAAAAGTAAGGGCTATATTTTGCTGAAAAAAGATCATTTCTTAATTCGCAAAAAATCAGTCAGTGTTGAGCGGGCCAGAGTTATCAGTAAAACTGCCTGTGAGCAGTGCCGCATGTGTACCGATTTATGCCCCCGGTACCTGCTGGGGCACAACATGCAGCCTCACAAAATCATGCGGGCCTTAAGCTATCAGCTGGCTGATGTGAAAGAGCAGCAAATTGCGCAACTATGTTGTGAATGTAACCTTTGCGAATTGTTCTCCTGTCCGGCTAATCTGCACCCTAGGTCTGTGAACAAATTTTATAAGCAAAAGCTGGCCGAGCAGGGTCTCAGGTATCAGCCGGTTACCATAGAATACAAGCCCCGGGCGGCCAGAGATTACCGCCTGCTGCCCAGCAAAAGATTGGTAGCCAAAATCGGCTTAACCGCCTTTGATAAACCGGCTCCTATGACTGCGGTGGATTGGCGGCCCGAATACATTAGTATCGGTCTCAGGCAGCACATCGGGGCCCCGGCGATACCTGTGGTGGCAGTTGGCGATCAGGTGCAAGCCGGTCAGTTAATTGGCAAGATTCCGGATAACAGTCTCGGGGCGGCGGTGCACGCCAGCCTTAACGGAACCGTTACCGAGATTACGGACAACTCTATTGTGATAAAGGTGGGTTAG
- a CDS encoding EutN/CcmL family microcompartment protein — protein sequence MLAAKVIDNIWSTRKAESLRGLKFMLVEVLGGIDAGRLVIAADTIGAGIGERVLVCTGSSARKMLERDDVPIDAVIVGIIDEDCIF from the coding sequence ATGCTCGCAGCCAAAGTAATTGACAATATCTGGTCAACCAGAAAAGCCGAGTCGCTCAGGGGGTTAAAATTTATGCTGGTGGAAGTCCTGGGCGGTATTGATGCCGGGCGCCTGGTCATTGCTGCCGACACCATCGGAGCCGGCATCGGTGAGCGAGTGCTTGTTTGCACCGGCAGTTCCGCCCGTAAAATGCTGGAGCGGGACGATGTGCCCATTGATGCGGTAATTGTCGGTATTATTGACGAAGATTGCATATTTTAA
- a CDS encoding BMC domain-containing protein: MEYRIIKSPSKGALDIILRRKSSALEINVENCDAVGLVQGRLIDMVCAADIAEKAAGVVVADIRGQCPQHLIMIAVFGDTAAVETAIQEIKYKLNDEKVKPYARSQSN, translated from the coding sequence ATGGAGTACCGCATAATTAAGTCCCCTTCCAAAGGGGCGCTGGATATTATCCTGCGGCGGAAGAGCTCAGCTTTAGAGATAAATGTTGAAAACTGTGATGCTGTAGGTTTGGTGCAAGGGCGTTTGATTGATATGGTTTGTGCGGCAGATATTGCCGAAAAAGCAGCCGGAGTGGTTGTGGCCGACATCAGGGGACAGTGCCCGCAGCATTTGATTATGATTGCCGTCTTCGGCGATACGGCAGCGGTGGAAACAGCCATACAGGAAATAAAATACAAGTTAAATGATGAAAAGGTGAAGCCTTATGCTCGCAGCCAAAGTAATTGA
- the eutJ gene encoding ethanolamine utilization protein EutJ, with translation MEKTNGAFQYCDQLVREFEKVVKKPILSKSSVYYTGVDLGTAYIVLAVLDENYQPVAGAYRYASVVRDGMVVDYIGAVRIVKELKQELEQKLGTELIYAAAALPPGTFSLDSGTIKHVVQGAGFEITNLLDEPTAANAVLKIKDGAIVDIGGGTTGIAIVKEGKVVYVADEATGGTHFSLVIAGAYKMSFEEAEQYKRDFKNHRELLPVLSPVIEKVSSIISRHVNEYRVKEIYLVGGTCCLSGIEDIIAKQTKLPTYKPQNPMFVTPLGIALNCTQEIL, from the coding sequence ATGGAAAAGACTAATGGGGCCTTTCAATACTGTGATCAACTGGTGCGCGAATTTGAAAAAGTTGTTAAAAAACCGATACTAAGCAAGTCCTCTGTATATTACACCGGCGTTGACCTGGGAACAGCCTATATTGTGCTGGCAGTTCTTGATGAGAATTACCAGCCGGTGGCCGGGGCCTACCGTTATGCCAGTGTTGTGCGGGACGGCATGGTGGTGGACTATATCGGGGCGGTCCGGATAGTCAAAGAATTAAAGCAAGAATTGGAACAGAAACTGGGTACAGAATTAATTTATGCCGCGGCGGCGCTGCCCCCGGGAACCTTTTCCCTTGACTCAGGCACGATCAAACATGTGGTGCAGGGGGCCGGTTTTGAAATTACCAACCTGCTGGATGAACCAACGGCAGCCAATGCCGTACTGAAGATAAAAGACGGCGCCATTGTTGATATTGGCGGCGGCACCACCGGGATTGCCATTGTTAAAGAAGGCAAAGTGGTTTATGTGGCGGATGAGGCTACCGGCGGCACCCATTTTTCGCTGGTGATTGCCGGTGCCTATAAGATGAGCTTTGAAGAAGCGGAACAATATAAGCGGGATTTTAAAAACCACAGGGAGCTGCTTCCGGTTTTAAGCCCGGTTATTGAAAAAGTTTCCTCCATTATCAGCCGCCATGTCAACGAATACCGGGTAAAAGAAATTTATCTGGTGGGGGGAACCTGCTGCCTGTCCGGTATTGAAGATATTATTGCCAAGCAGACCAAACTGCCAACTTATAAACCGCAAAACCCCATGTTTGTAACGCCTTTGGGCATCGCCCTTAACTGCACCCAGGAAATTCTTTAG
- a CDS encoding EutP/PduV family microcompartment system protein, translating into MKKRIMIVGPTQSGKSTLANFLNDTDRPLKKTQDVIYGKYTIDTPGSYIETPYMYRYLIATAQGASCILLLVDQTKPFAAYPPAFAKTFTCPVIGVVTRVDLAGQNARLCMQQLQRIGVKEPFFRVSVKDAASLRALKEYLLGKYES; encoded by the coding sequence ATGAAAAAGAGAATTATGATTGTCGGTCCCACTCAATCGGGTAAGTCCACACTGGCTAATTTTTTAAATGATACTGACAGACCGCTTAAAAAAACACAGGATGTTATTTACGGGAAGTATACCATTGACACGCCGGGTTCCTATATTGAAACACCTTATATGTACAGGTATCTGATTGCTACGGCGCAAGGCGCTTCCTGTATACTTTTGCTGGTTGATCAAACAAAGCCTTTTGCAGCATACCCGCCGGCTTTTGCCAAAACCTTTACTTGTCCGGTTATCGGCGTAGTTACCCGGGTCGACCTGGCAGGGCAAAATGCCCGCCTGTGTATGCAGCAGTTGCAAAGAATAGGGGTAAAAGAACCTTTCTTCCGGGTTTCTGTAAAAGATGCCGCCAGCCTGCGGGCCTTAAAGGAATACTTGCTGGGAAAATACGAATCATAA
- the eutS gene encoding ethanolamine utilization microcompartment protein EutS produces MVSKADDFEKKRIIQEYVPGKQVTLAHIIASPVQDIYERLGIEEKGAIGIATLTPCETAIIAADIATKTSEVEIGFLDRFTGSLVISGDVASVEEAMQAINETLEKLLGFTPAKITRT; encoded by the coding sequence ATGGTGAGCAAGGCGGACGATTTTGAGAAAAAACGAATCATACAGGAATATGTACCGGGCAAACAGGTTACCCTGGCTCACATTATTGCCTCGCCCGTACAGGATATTTATGAACGTCTGGGCATTGAAGAAAAAGGCGCCATTGGCATTGCCACCCTGACGCCCTGTGAAACAGCGATTATAGCGGCAGATATAGCAACCAAAACGTCGGAAGTAGAGATTGGTTTTTTAGATCGGTTTACCGGATCTCTGGTCATCTCAGGCGATGTCGCCAGTGTTGAGGAAGCTATGCAGGCCATCAATGAAACCTTGGAAAAATTGCTGGGCTTTACGCCTGCCAAGATTACACGAACATGA